One Tunturibacter gelidoferens genomic region harbors:
- a CDS encoding aldo/keto reductase, with amino-acid sequence MRYRDLGTTGLSVSVLGFGASTLGNVFGKVGASSGERAVRHSVDRGINLFDVSPYYGITQAEQRA; translated from the coding sequence TTGCGCTATCGTGATCTTGGAACGACCGGTCTGAGCGTCTCAGTGCTCGGTTTTGGGGCTTCTACGCTGGGGAATGTATTCGGAAAAGTTGGTGCCTCGAGTGGAGAGCGTGCAGTCCGCCACTCGGTTGACCGCGGCATTAATCTGTTCGACGTTTCGCCCTACTACGGGATCACGCAGGCGGAGCAGCGCGCATAG
- a CDS encoding glycoside hydrolase family 95 protein, with the protein MLLPTFRAVPSTPSQRVPRRIQKYASTESLLWFEQPAGQWVDAVPLGNGRLGAMVLGGGLGGTSDAGRERITLNEDTLWSGAPSDWNNPDAEHHLPEVRKLILQQGKYQAADQECRKMQGPYNQAFEPVGDVLITLDHPSAVSGYRRELDLDRGVATVRYSVSGRRRRERGSWGFIHT; encoded by the coding sequence ATGCTTCTTCCTACCTTTCGAGCGGTTCCGTCAACGCCATCGCAGAGAGTTCCTCGGAGGATACAAAAATATGCGAGCACAGAATCACTGCTGTGGTTTGAGCAGCCCGCCGGCCAGTGGGTGGACGCCGTCCCCCTCGGTAATGGACGCCTGGGCGCTATGGTGCTCGGGGGCGGCCTCGGTGGCACGTCGGACGCGGGCAGGGAGCGGATTACACTGAACGAAGACACGCTCTGGTCCGGAGCCCCCTCCGATTGGAACAATCCGGACGCCGAGCACCATTTGCCTGAGGTTCGCAAGCTCATCCTGCAGCAAGGTAAATACCAGGCAGCCGACCAGGAGTGCCGGAAGATGCAGGGTCCTTACAACCAGGCCTTCGAGCCTGTGGGGGATGTGCTGATTACGCTCGATCATCCGTCGGCCGTGAGCGGATACCGCCGAGAACTGGACCTTGATCGCGGCGTGGCGACCGTTCGCTACAGTGTGTCTGGGCGCAGAAGGCGCGAACGCGGAAGTTGGGGATTTATACACACGTGA
- a CDS encoding tagaturonate epimerase family protein, with protein sequence MNKQLRLPKFSIGVGDRFAHQAKAQLKACVNAGEAGIDVVPVWNKSNREHLIIGSEPLQTRAAADAAVKELGWVKPYFLDADHINEKTVERFIQPCDFFTLDVADLIGEAARPADVAAFVRRHQELVGAVTITNIAEPFQTDKGFVEGVANKFLAAIQHAGEIYRLLVEKKGEGNFVPEISMDETDSPQTPLELLIILAAIADQNIPLQTVAPKFTGRFNKGVDYAGDVMQFSKEFEEDLATIAFAIKTYDLTDNLKLSVHSGSDKFSIYKAIHAGIKKFDAGVHLKTAGTTWLEEVIGLAESGGSGLEIAKEIYGGAYAHREELCAPYAAIIDIHPTKLPMPDKVNEWTSEQFTSTLRHDPGNSSYNESFRQLLHVGFKVAAKMGNRYLMALEANEEVIAKNVTENLFIRHIKPVFLGV encoded by the coding sequence ATGAACAAGCAGTTGAGGCTTCCAAAGTTTTCGATCGGAGTCGGTGACAGATTTGCTCACCAGGCAAAAGCGCAGCTGAAAGCATGCGTCAATGCGGGAGAGGCCGGAATCGATGTGGTGCCGGTGTGGAATAAGTCGAATCGAGAGCACCTGATTATTGGGTCAGAGCCACTCCAGACGCGGGCTGCGGCCGACGCTGCCGTAAAGGAGTTGGGATGGGTCAAGCCATACTTCCTCGACGCGGACCATATCAACGAGAAGACGGTTGAGAGATTCATTCAGCCTTGCGACTTTTTTACTCTGGACGTCGCGGACTTGATTGGAGAAGCCGCAAGGCCAGCGGATGTAGCCGCGTTTGTTAGGCGGCATCAAGAGCTTGTGGGAGCAGTAACGATCACGAATATCGCTGAACCGTTCCAGACGGATAAAGGGTTTGTTGAGGGCGTGGCCAACAAATTTCTGGCGGCCATCCAACATGCAGGGGAGATTTACCGTCTGCTCGTGGAGAAGAAGGGCGAAGGAAACTTCGTGCCTGAGATCTCGATGGACGAGACGGACTCTCCTCAGACACCATTGGAGCTATTGATTATTCTCGCGGCCATCGCTGACCAGAATATCCCGCTCCAGACGGTGGCGCCGAAGTTCACCGGCCGCTTCAATAAAGGCGTTGATTACGCTGGCGATGTGATGCAGTTTTCAAAAGAGTTCGAGGAGGATTTGGCGACGATCGCGTTTGCGATCAAAACCTACGATCTAACGGATAATCTGAAGTTAAGCGTTCACTCCGGATCAGACAAGTTTTCGATCTACAAAGCAATTCACGCAGGGATCAAGAAATTCGATGCAGGAGTTCACTTGAAGACCGCCGGAACAACTTGGTTGGAAGAGGTGATCGGCCTCGCTGAGTCGGGTGGCTCTGGGCTCGAGATCGCGAAAGAGATATATGGGGGGGCCTACGCGCACCGCGAGGAGCTTTGTGCGCCTTACGCCGCTATTATCGATATCCACCCGACGAAGCTGCCAATGCCGGACAAGGTTAATGAGTGGACGAGCGAGCAGTTTACCTCGACGCTGCGGCACGACCCAGGGAATAGCTCGTACAACGAGAGCTTCAGGCAGCTATTGCATGTAGGCTTCAAAGTCGCGGCAAAGATGGGTAACAGGTATCTAATGGCACTCGAAGCCAACGAAGAAGTTATCGCAAAGAACGTGACAGAAAACCTCTTTATTCGGCATATCAAGCCCGTGTTTCTGGGAGTCTAG
- a CDS encoding alpha-L-arabinofuranosidase C-terminal domain-containing protein, with the protein MKSIHLEKPVLARLLGLKAAALIVATSFISTGAAQTTPASLKIALDKPVHAVSQTLYGLMTEEINFSYDGGLYAELVRNRTFQDHGFEGIAHWNIEHYGSSRASMEIDPAEGPSAALSHSLALTITQADAANRAGVRNEGYWGMALRPNTTYKGSLYAKADSTFVGSLNLALINDDTGKAAASTDTPALTREWKRYEFTLQTGDLETSSENHLLLTAGHTGRIWLDLISLMPPTFNNRENGNRSDLMEKMAAMHPTFLRLPGGNYLEGDQIDERFDWKNTIGPLVDRPTHRSPWNYQSSDGMGLLEFLEWTEDLKIQTVLAVYAGYSLKGDHIQAGPALVPYVQDALDEIEFAIGDTSTQWGALRAKLGHPIPFHVNYIEIGNEDQFDHSDSYEGRYAQFYKAIKTKYPQLQLIATTPLKRTRPDVVDDHYYRRADEFFDDVKHYDQTDRNGPKIFVGEWATREGSPTTNMGAALGDAAWMTGMERNSDLIVMASYAPLFVNVNPGGMQWESDLIGYDALKSYGAPSYYAQCMFGEYLGDEVPTSSITGEGKLFFYSVTRDSRTGKIYLKMVNASSLPQALDINFSGMNKVMPEAMLISLSGKTNAETNSISAPKQIVPVKTSTRIEGPNFSHTIPPYSVQVLELEAH; encoded by the coding sequence GTGAAGTCAATCCATTTAGAAAAACCAGTTCTCGCGCGCCTCTTAGGTTTGAAGGCCGCGGCTCTCATCGTTGCCACGTCATTCATCTCGACCGGCGCGGCACAAACAACACCCGCATCCTTGAAGATTGCCTTGGACAAACCTGTTCATGCCGTAAGCCAAACACTGTACGGGTTGATGACCGAGGAGATCAACTTCTCCTACGACGGCGGCCTGTATGCAGAACTTGTGAGAAACCGGACATTTCAGGACCATGGATTCGAAGGGATCGCACACTGGAATATCGAACACTATGGAAGTTCGAGAGCTTCGATGGAGATCGACCCGGCAGAGGGGCCGAGTGCAGCGCTCTCTCATAGTCTGGCGTTGACGATCACGCAGGCCGACGCCGCGAACAGAGCGGGGGTGCGGAACGAAGGTTATTGGGGTATGGCGCTCCGACCGAACACCACATATAAGGGTTCGTTGTATGCCAAGGCTGACTCGACGTTTGTGGGGAGTCTGAATTTAGCGTTGATCAACGACGACACGGGAAAGGCAGCCGCGTCGACGGACACTCCAGCATTGACGAGAGAGTGGAAGCGATATGAATTCACGCTCCAGACGGGTGACTTGGAGACGTCGTCTGAAAATCATCTGCTGCTGACTGCTGGCCATACGGGCAGGATCTGGCTGGACCTGATCTCGCTGATGCCACCAACCTTCAACAATCGGGAGAACGGCAATCGGTCTGATCTGATGGAGAAGATGGCAGCCATGCATCCGACCTTCCTCAGACTTCCCGGCGGCAACTATCTTGAGGGAGATCAGATTGATGAAAGGTTCGATTGGAAGAACACGATTGGTCCGCTGGTTGATCGACCTACCCATCGCAGTCCGTGGAACTACCAGTCGTCAGACGGCATGGGCTTGCTAGAGTTTCTGGAGTGGACTGAGGACCTAAAGATTCAGACTGTGCTCGCGGTCTATGCCGGCTACTCACTCAAGGGGGACCATATTCAGGCAGGACCAGCGCTAGTACCGTATGTGCAAGATGCGCTCGACGAGATCGAGTTTGCGATCGGTGATACCTCGACTCAATGGGGTGCGCTGCGCGCGAAGCTCGGTCATCCAATACCGTTTCACGTGAACTATATCGAGATCGGCAACGAAGACCAGTTCGATCACTCCGACAGCTATGAGGGTCGCTATGCGCAGTTTTACAAAGCCATCAAAACAAAATATCCACAGCTTCAACTAATCGCGACAACTCCACTCAAACGAACGAGGCCTGATGTTGTCGACGACCACTACTATAGGCGCGCGGACGAGTTCTTTGACGATGTGAAGCACTATGACCAGACTGACCGCAACGGACCCAAGATCTTCGTCGGCGAATGGGCGACTCGGGAGGGCTCACCCACGACAAACATGGGCGCCGCCTTGGGAGACGCGGCGTGGATGACCGGCATGGAGAGGAACAGCGACTTGATTGTGATGGCTTCCTACGCGCCGTTGTTCGTGAATGTGAATCCAGGGGGCATGCAGTGGGAGTCAGATCTGATCGGTTATGACGCGCTGAAGAGCTACGGCGCGCCGAGCTATTACGCGCAGTGCATGTTCGGAGAGTATCTGGGCGACGAAGTTCCCACCTCTTCCATTACCGGCGAGGGCAAACTTTTCTTCTATTCGGTCACCCGTGATTCGCGTACTGGAAAAATCTACCTCAAAATGGTCAACGCTTCATCCCTTCCACAAGCGTTGGACATCAACTTCTCCGGTATGAACAAGGTCATGCCAGAAGCCATGCTCATCTCGCTCAGCGGCAAGACGAACGCAGAGACCAATTCGATCAGCGCTCCGAAGCAGATCGTGCCGGTGAAGACGTCCACGCGAATCGAGGGGCCGAATTTCTCCCACACCATCCCACCGTACAGTGTGCAAGTGCTTGAGTTGGAGGCTCACTAG
- a CDS encoding beta-galactosidase has product MARVEAFFFKLAAVVRPHLAPNGGPVVLVQVENEYTNVAKRYGEEGQEYLRWIVELAKRVGLTSVPTTTCEGGAQGAIETSNGFTISPERIASVRKSHPGTPLLWTELYPAWYKVWGGRNPIPRDAQGDCRCHSGFCKPRGLRLELLPVAGRNKLRTPFHVSSDDLL; this is encoded by the coding sequence ATGGCACGCGTGGAGGCGTTCTTCTTCAAACTCGCTGCGGTGGTAAGGCCGCATCTCGCACCCAATGGCGGTCCGGTGGTGCTGGTCCAGGTTGAGAACGAATACACCAACGTCGCCAAACGGTACGGAGAAGAGGGACAAGAATACCTTAGGTGGATTGTTGAATTAGCTAAGCGGGTCGGTCTTACCAGCGTGCCAACCACAACCTGCGAGGGCGGCGCTCAGGGCGCTATCGAAACCTCGAACGGATTTACGATCTCGCCGGAGCGCATTGCGTCTGTGCGCAAGTCTCACCCAGGCACACCACTTCTCTGGACCGAACTTTATCCAGCCTGGTACAAGGTGTGGGGAGGCCGCAACCCTATACCTCGTGACGCCCAGGGAGATTGCCGGTGCCATTCTGGATTTTGTAAGCCGCGGGGGCTCAGGTTGGAACTACTACCCGTGGCAGGGCGGAACAAACTTCGGACGCCATTCCATGTATCTTCAGACGACCTCTTATGA
- a CDS encoding L-ribulose-5-phosphate 4-epimerase, whose protein sequence is MRLTQLREEVLEANLELVRGGLVLYTFGNASGVDREQGLVVIKPSGVDYDELKPEHMVVTDLEGNIIEGNLRPSSDLDTHTLLYREFGEIGAVVHTHSEFATSFAQAGLPITAFGTTHADYFHGPVPVTAPLSDEAIEGQYVRETGVAIVARFRGEEDRAAIDPLAVPACLVHGHAPFVWGRTPHEAAHNAVVLEAVARMAYRTLLLEANMQQVSQTLLDRHYFRKHGAKATYGQSRKEQDL, encoded by the coding sequence ATGCGACTTACACAACTACGCGAGGAAGTCCTCGAAGCAAACCTGGAACTGGTCCGTGGAGGACTCGTGCTCTACACCTTCGGCAACGCTTCGGGCGTCGATCGCGAGCAAGGCCTCGTCGTCATCAAACCCTCCGGTGTTGACTACGACGAACTCAAGCCCGAACACATGGTGGTAACCGATCTGGAGGGAAACATCATCGAAGGGAATTTGCGGCCTTCGTCCGATCTCGATACCCATACCCTGTTGTATCGGGAGTTTGGAGAGATCGGAGCCGTCGTTCACACACACTCTGAGTTTGCTACCAGCTTTGCGCAAGCTGGACTGCCCATTACGGCATTCGGCACAACCCACGCGGACTACTTCCACGGGCCGGTTCCTGTGACGGCACCACTCTCCGACGAAGCGATCGAAGGGCAATATGTTCGCGAGACAGGTGTGGCGATCGTGGCCAGATTTCGCGGAGAGGAAGACCGCGCCGCTATCGATCCTCTTGCAGTCCCTGCATGCCTCGTCCACGGACACGCCCCCTTTGTATGGGGAAGAACGCCACACGAAGCCGCCCATAACGCTGTAGTGCTCGAAGCGGTTGCGCGCATGGCATACCGCACTCTCTTACTCGAGGCGAACATGCAGCAGGTGTCACAGACCCTGCTGGATCGACATTACTTTCGAAAGCACGGTGCCAAAGCCACCTACGGACAATCAAGGAAGGAGCAGGACCTTTGA
- a CDS encoding beta-galactosidase, with amino-acid sequence MDFVSRGGSGWNYYPWQGGTNFGRHSMYLQTTSYDFSSPIDEYGGITRTGVYLGQFHSFMQEHSSVFLEGDRSDSSDGEQRTTTWTKGSDQFLLVRGNDLKDARILNTKGETLFDLNAAHSRVEHSYSEANWTTVSGSDEANSWQMWKECPKRQRRCFGRTS; translated from the coding sequence CTGGATTTTGTAAGCCGCGGGGGCTCAGGTTGGAACTACTACCCGTGGCAGGGCGGAACAAACTTCGGACGCCATTCCATGTATCTTCAGACGACCTCTTATGACTTTTCCTCGCCCATTGACGAGTACGGAGGCATTACGCGGACCGGAGTTTATCTCGGTCAGTTCCATTCTTTCATGCAAGAGCACAGCTCTGTGTTTTTGGAGGGAGACCGCTCGGATAGTTCCGATGGTGAGCAGCGGACCACCACCTGGACCAAGGGAAGCGATCAATTCCTACTGGTCCGGGGAAATGACCTGAAGGATGCTCGTATTCTGAACACCAAGGGCGAAACCCTCTTTGATCTAAATGCTGCCCACTCCAGGGTCGAGCACAGTTACTCTGAAGCCAACTGGACCACAGTGTCAGGAAGCGACGAGGCAAACTCTTGGCAGATGTGGAAGGAGTGCCCGAAGCGACAAAGGCGTTGTTTCGGTAGAACCAGTTGA
- a CDS encoding ribulokinase, which translates to MRIVAGVDFGTLSTRVTLLDSKTGRIGTASAPYPLHRKREDRDFATQSHDDQMNALVQAMHKVLSETGIEGNTVEALALDTTGSSVIPVDTEMKPLDDYYLWCDHRAVKEAQQITKLAHARGLEAIQWCGGVYSHEWGFAKLLHWLRNNPEKRALFASAFEHCDMVAATLCGITSPQQAKRSVCALGHKWLWNPKWGGFPPQEFFTEIDPLFAGIREKLAGEVLTSDHLAGTLSPTWAERLGLSAGIPIPVGAFDAHWDAIGAGCREGDVVNVVGTSTCIIAMQSRTQIIPGVCGVVPGSVHPAYTGVEAGLSAVGDIFEAIARRACTDVQTLSEGLEEYRAGQTGLMRLSWDNGDRTVLVKSELGGITIGWNLLHTAQDELFAAIEGTAFHTRIILDRFAENGVPIKRIINAGGIPQNNATLNQVYADVLNKEVLVPDGIPTSIGSGIFAQLAAGIFPSIEDAQNHMCLKHKSFLPNPSNVALYEQLYRLYRGVYFAFGDDSTSPFRLAEVLPKLREYASRTHLENFKLPSAIEKP; encoded by the coding sequence ATGCGGATAGTTGCAGGAGTAGATTTTGGAACGCTGAGTACCCGCGTAACCCTGCTTGATAGCAAGACTGGCCGGATAGGTACTGCATCTGCCCCATATCCTTTACATCGCAAGCGTGAGGATCGCGATTTCGCCACTCAGTCCCACGACGATCAGATGAACGCCCTGGTTCAAGCAATGCACAAGGTGCTTTCGGAGACCGGAATTGAGGGCAATACGGTCGAGGCGCTCGCTCTGGACACAACAGGCTCAAGCGTCATTCCAGTAGATACCGAGATGAAGCCACTAGACGACTATTATCTATGGTGCGATCATCGTGCTGTCAAAGAAGCGCAACAGATCACTAAACTGGCGCATGCACGCGGGCTTGAAGCGATTCAGTGGTGCGGTGGCGTGTACTCGCACGAGTGGGGCTTTGCTAAGTTACTCCACTGGCTGCGGAATAATCCTGAGAAGCGAGCGCTCTTTGCATCCGCCTTCGAGCATTGCGACATGGTTGCCGCCACTCTGTGCGGAATCACAAGTCCGCAGCAAGCAAAGCGCAGTGTATGCGCGCTTGGGCACAAATGGCTCTGGAACCCGAAGTGGGGCGGTTTTCCGCCGCAGGAGTTTTTCACTGAAATCGACCCCCTGTTTGCAGGAATCCGCGAAAAGCTAGCAGGTGAGGTGCTCACCTCCGATCACTTGGCCGGGACCTTGTCTCCAACGTGGGCTGAGCGCCTCGGTTTGAGCGCAGGCATTCCGATTCCAGTCGGAGCATTTGACGCGCATTGGGACGCGATCGGTGCAGGATGCCGCGAGGGAGACGTGGTCAACGTCGTTGGCACCTCCACTTGCATAATTGCAATGCAGAGCCGCACCCAGATCATCCCCGGTGTATGTGGTGTCGTACCTGGCAGCGTTCATCCAGCGTACACAGGGGTGGAGGCGGGCCTGTCCGCAGTGGGGGACATCTTCGAAGCGATCGCACGTAGGGCCTGCACCGACGTGCAAACTCTGTCCGAAGGACTTGAAGAGTACCGCGCCGGCCAGACCGGATTGATGCGGCTGTCCTGGGACAATGGCGATCGTACCGTGCTCGTCAAATCAGAACTTGGAGGCATCACGATCGGGTGGAATCTTCTCCACACCGCGCAAGACGAGCTATTTGCCGCCATTGAAGGCACCGCCTTCCATACGCGCATCATTCTCGATCGCTTCGCCGAGAACGGTGTTCCAATCAAACGAATCATCAATGCCGGGGGCATCCCGCAAAACAACGCCACTCTCAATCAGGTCTACGCGGACGTGCTCAACAAGGAGGTGCTGGTTCCCGACGGCATCCCAACCAGTATCGGGTCGGGCATCTTCGCCCAACTCGCCGCGGGTATCTTTCCAAGCATCGAGGACGCACAGAATCATATGTGCCTGAAGCACAAATCGTTTCTTCCCAATCCCAGCAACGTTGCGCTCTATGAGCAGCTTTATCGTCTCTACCGCGGCGTCTACTTCGCGTTCGGCGATGATTCCACATCCCCCTTTAGGCTTGCCGAGGTACTCCCCAAGCTCCGCGAGTACGCATCCAGGACCCACTTAGAAAACTTCAAACTTCCGTCAGCTATCGAGAAACCATGA
- a CDS encoding beta-galactosidase yields MAFSASRKSFAGIDPKDEPVAYDERSVILNGHRTLVICGEIHYPRSTRAMWPLLLERSKSLGLNMISTYVFWNVHETSRGNYNFTGERDLGHYLDLCHQNGLSVFLWVGPYICAEWNYGGFPSYSARRTRNHHPHHERGLYGTRGGVLLQTRCGGKAASRTQWRSGGAGPG; encoded by the coding sequence GTGGCCTTCAGCGCCTCCAGGAAAAGTTTTGCTGGGATTGACCCAAAAGACGAACCTGTCGCTTACGACGAAAGGTCGGTCATCTTGAATGGGCACCGTACCCTCGTCATATGTGGAGAGATACATTACCCTCGGTCGACGCGAGCTATGTGGCCCCTGCTACTTGAGCGAAGTAAATCGCTTGGCCTGAATATGATTTCTACCTACGTATTTTGGAACGTCCATGAAACAAGCCGTGGGAACTATAACTTCACTGGCGAGCGTGACCTGGGCCACTACCTTGACCTCTGCCATCAGAACGGGCTTTCTGTCTTCCTCTGGGTCGGGCCTTATATATGCGCAGAGTGGAACTACGGAGGATTTCCTTCTTATTCTGCGCGACGAACCCGGAATCACCATCCGCACCATGAACGCGGCCTATATGGCACGCGTGGAGGCGTTCTTCTTCAAACTCGCTGCGGTGGTAAGGCCGCATCTCGCACCCAATGGCGGTCCGGTGGTGCTGGTCCAGGTTGA
- a CDS encoding glycoside hydrolase N-terminal domain-containing protein: protein MCLGAEGANAEVGDLYTREVFVSAPAQVIVIRLTCSRKGALNGIVRFVSLLQSKTEAIDDNTIRLTGKAPSVSIPSYLHNG from the coding sequence GTGTGTCTGGGCGCAGAAGGCGCGAACGCGGAAGTTGGGGATTTATACACACGTGAGGTCTTTGTTTCGGCCCCGGCACAGGTCATCGTTATTCGGCTGACCTGCAGCCGTAAGGGGGCACTCAATGGAATAGTGAGATTCGTAAGCCTGTTGCAGTCGAAAACGGAGGCGATCGACGACAATACCATTCGTCTGACCGGAAAAGCGCCCAGCGTCTCGATACCGTCTTACCTGCACAACGGTTGA
- a CDS encoding L-rhamnose mutarotase, giving the protein MKRFCLTLSLRPDPELIAEYIEHHRIGRPEIHKSIRDAGVLDMEIFHLEGSLFMIMDTTNDITFERKAEMDRLNPAVQAWESLMSSYQNVSSGSDPTTRWRQMERIFKLAHTTDQPSPVDRREF; this is encoded by the coding sequence ATGAAACGCTTCTGTCTTACGTTGAGTCTTCGTCCTGACCCGGAACTCATTGCCGAATACATTGAGCATCACAGAATTGGCCGCCCGGAAATTCACAAGAGTATCCGCGATGCGGGTGTTCTAGATATGGAGATATTTCATTTGGAAGGAAGCCTCTTCATGATCATGGATACGACAAACGACATCACGTTCGAGCGTAAGGCAGAGATGGACCGCCTTAATCCGGCAGTGCAAGCATGGGAGAGCTTGATGTCGAGCTACCAGAATGTCTCCTCCGGGTCAGACCCCACCACGCGTTGGAGGCAGATGGAGAGAATCTTCAAGCTGGCACACACAACCGACCAACCCTCGCCTGTAGATCGCAGGGAATTTTAA
- a CDS encoding sodium:solute symporter family protein, with amino-acid sequence MTALAILLTTQLTHLAPIDILILVLYFVVVLFIGFYVKGSTRTSEEFFLAGREMTAWIAGLSFVSANLGSLELMGWAGAAYQYGMLATHWYWIGAIPAMLFLGIVMMPFYYISKTHSVPGYLQLRFGEGARGVSAVSFAFMTILMSGVNMYSMALVMKVVLGWNISFSIWIGAVTVAIYVMLGGLRSAIINEVLQFVLIWAGAALIPILGLWEAGGWTKLKAQIAVNVGSNDYTHLWTTLGSFKDNPMGVHWTGIVFGLGFVISFGYWTTDFLVVQRILSANNLRAAKMAPVIGAAFKMAVPFIVIIPGLLALAVLRDPHTHQIIRLVGENQVDAAHPYSYNEVLPLMLIRYCGPGLLGLGITALIAGFMSGMAGNVSAFSTVWTYDLYGAFFNKKASDKHYVSMGRWSTVVGMIASIGTAYLVMHAASIMDYVQALFSFFIAPLFGTVILGMLWKRATRSGGFWGLLAGTVSSIAMWLYTTYGGQQALAHIALSLDAKPMAENLYRAFWSWLICVVVTVSVSLVTRPVPEAQLAGLVYGATTIPDDGARSLWQKPIFWAAIVITIFFLLNIIFF; translated from the coding sequence ATGACCGCCTTGGCCATCCTGCTCACTACGCAACTCACCCATCTCGCACCGATCGACATTTTGATACTTGTCCTTTATTTTGTCGTCGTACTCTTCATCGGCTTTTATGTGAAGGGGTCTACCAGGACAAGCGAAGAGTTTTTCCTGGCCGGCCGCGAGATGACTGCTTGGATCGCCGGACTCAGCTTCGTCTCGGCAAATCTCGGCTCGCTGGAGTTGATGGGATGGGCCGGCGCTGCCTACCAGTACGGAATGCTCGCAACTCACTGGTACTGGATTGGGGCCATTCCTGCGATGTTGTTTCTCGGCATCGTCATGATGCCCTTCTACTACATCTCTAAAACGCACTCAGTGCCCGGCTACCTGCAGCTTCGCTTCGGTGAGGGCGCGCGTGGAGTCAGTGCCGTCAGCTTTGCCTTCATGACCATTCTCATGTCGGGGGTCAATATGTACTCTATGGCACTGGTCATGAAAGTCGTGCTCGGATGGAATATTAGTTTCTCCATCTGGATCGGCGCAGTCACAGTCGCCATCTACGTCATGCTTGGTGGGCTGCGGTCGGCCATTATCAACGAGGTGTTGCAATTCGTTCTCATCTGGGCAGGAGCCGCGCTGATTCCGATTCTCGGCCTGTGGGAGGCGGGCGGATGGACAAAGCTCAAAGCACAGATTGCTGTAAACGTCGGGTCGAACGATTACACGCACCTCTGGACCACTCTGGGATCCTTCAAAGACAATCCCATGGGCGTGCACTGGACAGGCATCGTCTTTGGGCTCGGCTTCGTTATCAGCTTCGGCTATTGGACGACCGATTTTCTCGTAGTACAGCGCATTCTGAGCGCCAACAATCTTCGCGCCGCAAAGATGGCGCCGGTGATTGGCGCTGCATTTAAAATGGCAGTCCCATTCATCGTCATCATTCCCGGTCTTCTAGCGCTCGCAGTTCTGCGCGACCCTCATACCCATCAGATCATTCGGCTTGTTGGGGAAAATCAAGTCGATGCAGCCCATCCTTACAGCTACAACGAAGTTCTTCCTCTCATGCTGATTCGCTATTGCGGTCCTGGCCTTCTCGGCTTGGGCATCACAGCGCTCATCGCCGGGTTCATGAGCGGCATGGCAGGCAACGTCAGCGCGTTCTCCACAGTCTGGACCTACGACCTCTACGGTGCCTTCTTTAATAAGAAAGCAAGCGATAAGCACTACGTCTCCATGGGCCGATGGTCAACCGTCGTTGGTATGATTGCATCGATCGGCACGGCCTATCTAGTGATGCATGCAGCTTCCATCATGGATTACGTCCAGGCGCTCTTTAGTTTCTTCATTGCACCGCTCTTTGGCACAGTTATTCTGGGGATGCTCTGGAAACGTGCCACAAGATCTGGCGGATTTTGGGGACTGCTTGCCGGAACCGTCTCCTCGATAGCAATGTGGCTTTACACCACATACGGCGGGCAGCAAGCTCTGGCACACATCGCATTGTCCCTGGACGCAAAACCAATGGCAGAGAATCTCTACCGCGCCTTCTGGAGTTGGCTCATCTGCGTCGTTGTCACGGTCTCGGTGAGCCTTGTTACGCGTCCTGTGCCGGAAGCTCAGCTCGCAGGCTTGGTCTACGGCGCTACGACGATCCCTGACGACGGAGCAAGATCCCTCTGGCAGAAACCGATCTTCTGGGCAGCGATCGTCATCACGATCTTCTTCCTTTTAAACATTATTTTCTTCTAA